The following coding sequences are from one Novosphingobium sp. Gsoil 351 window:
- a CDS encoding acyl-CoA dehydrogenase family protein — translation MSENRTLLTDMADGLFAELAGADCATAWPRLAEAGFATLLVPEGAGQNGGGFGGDWGDLFAVLRLAGSHALAAPLGETIVAHKLLAEAGIEAPEGAIGLLDRDYASFGRDCAAVLTAGEGGLKLYPRAALTLTEGASPDGNPRDKVFFSGEPAAVFASNADLRAKGAFVRVAMAAGALEAGFQLAIDHVNARVQFGKPLAKFQAVQQASAEASSEIAAVGAAGQAAAAAFDAGDASFEIAAAKLRTNRAIEIAVPILHRVHGAIGFTMEYPLNRYTRRLMGWRSEFGNDAFWARALGERTARLGGVGLWREIAARGDRKAG, via the coding sequence ATGAGCGAGAACCGCACCCTCCTGACCGACATGGCCGACGGGCTGTTCGCCGAACTGGCCGGCGCCGATTGCGCGACCGCCTGGCCGCGCCTGGCCGAAGCCGGATTCGCCACACTGCTCGTGCCCGAAGGCGCCGGTCAAAATGGGGGCGGGTTCGGCGGCGACTGGGGCGACCTGTTCGCCGTTCTCCGCCTTGCCGGAAGCCACGCGCTTGCCGCCCCGCTGGGTGAGACGATCGTCGCGCACAAGCTGCTCGCGGAAGCGGGGATCGAGGCGCCCGAGGGAGCGATCGGGTTGCTCGACCGCGATTACGCGAGCTTTGGGCGGGACTGCGCGGCGGTTCTGACGGCGGGCGAAGGGGGGCTGAAGCTCTATCCGCGCGCGGCGCTGACGCTCACCGAAGGCGCCTCGCCCGACGGCAACCCGCGCGACAAGGTGTTCTTCAGCGGCGAACCCGCCGCCGTCTTCGCCTCCAATGCCGATCTGCGCGCCAAGGGCGCGTTCGTTCGCGTGGCGATGGCTGCGGGCGCGCTCGAGGCCGGGTTCCAGCTCGCCATCGACCACGTCAACGCCCGCGTCCAGTTCGGCAAACCCTTGGCCAAGTTCCAGGCGGTCCAGCAGGCATCGGCCGAAGCGAGTTCTGAAATCGCCGCGGTCGGCGCGGCGGGACAGGCCGCCGCCGCCGCGTTCGATGCCGGCGACGCCTCGTTCGAGATCGCCGCGGCCAAGCTGCGCACCAACCGCGCGATCGAAATCGCGGTGCCAATCCTCCACCGCGTCCACGGCGCGATCGGGTTCACGATGGAGTATCCGCTCAACCGCTACACCCGCCGCTTGATGGGTTGGCGCAGCGAGTTCGGCAACGACGCGTTCTGGGCCCGCGCGCTGGGCGAGCGCACGGCCCGGCTGGGCGGCGTGGGGCTATGGCGCGAGATCGCGGCGCGAGGCGATCGCAAGGCGGGGTGA
- a CDS encoding ShlB/FhaC/HecB family hemolysin secretion/activation protein gives MPCHEGIVRADFDTRPGGAMGDSMTVDWRKALFLVSVFGFSAAAQAQSAPTREEVNPEPPKREAQPGKVSVDSSAAFNRGPCPLDGSELRTTIPSVQFGGAGGKPLAPELVPILANVRAPAGEQPVRVICDIRDAANAALRQARYVATVQIPAQRLEGGPLQLEVVTAHIVETRVRGDAGPYEGLIEQRITALQSFDPLNEAQAERLLLLADDIPGLDVRLTLQPAGGAPGEVIGELTVDYHPFGVVVNAQNYNSKQLGRETVYARGELYGLTGLGDLTYLAGSTTVDFDEQKIVQVGHEMLVDQSGTSLALRATFADSRPTLPSLDLRTKSWILNAELMQPLLRTVNENYYLGVGFERIDQRTDLGGAGGRAALNLDRISTIYMRFAGNARKLRGDGTEAVAVNGFAEVRKGLDLFNATKTGVITKAGYAPSRFEGDAKAWVIRGQIDSKIGLGPIFELFGSARGQWTEQPLLNYDEFSIGNLTVGRGYDPGANTGDKAIAGTAELRANLPTGPRVATQVFGFYDHVHLYNLDTGSTEANRRLNSYGGGVRVTLSGIARLDVTYAHPLDRPLLTGASAKVPKDRLLVSLTAQLVPFGGRH, from the coding sequence GTGCCTTGCCACGAAGGCATCGTACGCGCCGATTTCGACACACGCCCGGGCGGCGCGATGGGGGATTCGATGACGGTCGACTGGCGCAAAGCCCTGTTTCTGGTTTCGGTGTTCGGGTTCTCGGCCGCCGCCCAGGCGCAATCCGCCCCAACCCGCGAAGAGGTCAATCCCGAGCCGCCCAAGCGCGAGGCACAGCCGGGCAAGGTCTCGGTCGATTCCAGCGCCGCCTTCAACCGCGGCCCCTGCCCGCTGGACGGCAGCGAGTTGCGAACGACGATCCCCTCGGTCCAGTTCGGCGGCGCGGGGGGCAAGCCGCTTGCGCCCGAACTCGTCCCGATCCTCGCCAATGTCCGTGCGCCCGCGGGCGAGCAGCCGGTGCGCGTCATCTGCGACATCCGCGACGCCGCCAACGCCGCGCTGCGCCAGGCGCGCTACGTCGCCACGGTCCAGATTCCGGCACAGCGGCTCGAGGGAGGACCGCTCCAGCTCGAGGTGGTCACCGCGCACATCGTCGAGACCCGGGTGCGTGGCGACGCCGGGCCCTATGAAGGCCTGATCGAGCAGCGGATCACCGCGCTGCAATCGTTCGATCCGCTCAACGAAGCGCAGGCCGAGCGGCTGCTTCTGCTCGCCGACGACATCCCCGGGCTCGACGTCCGCCTCACCCTCCAGCCCGCGGGCGGCGCGCCGGGCGAGGTGATCGGCGAGCTGACCGTCGACTACCACCCGTTCGGGGTGGTGGTGAACGCGCAGAACTACAACTCCAAGCAGCTGGGGCGTGAGACCGTCTATGCCCGCGGCGAGCTTTACGGCCTTACCGGGCTGGGCGACCTGACCTATCTGGCCGGATCGACGACGGTCGATTTCGACGAGCAGAAGATCGTCCAGGTCGGCCACGAGATGCTCGTCGACCAGAGCGGCACCTCGCTGGCGCTGCGCGCGACGTTCGCCGATTCGCGCCCGACCCTGCCCTCGCTCGACCTGCGGACCAAGTCGTGGATCCTCAACGCCGAGCTGATGCAGCCCCTGCTGCGGACGGTTAACGAGAATTATTACCTGGGCGTCGGCTTCGAGCGGATCGACCAGCGTACCGACCTGGGGGGTGCGGGGGGCCGCGCCGCGCTGAACCTCGACCGGATCAGCACGATCTACATGCGGTTCGCGGGCAATGCCCGCAAGTTGCGCGGCGACGGAACCGAGGCCGTCGCGGTCAATGGCTTTGCCGAGGTCCGCAAGGGGCTGGACTTGTTCAACGCGACCAAGACCGGTGTCATCACCAAGGCCGGCTATGCGCCCTCGCGGTTCGAGGGCGACGCCAAAGCCTGGGTCATCCGCGGGCAGATCGACAGCAAGATCGGTCTCGGCCCGATTTTCGAGCTGTTCGGATCGGCGCGGGGGCAATGGACCGAGCAGCCCCTGCTCAACTACGACGAATTCTCGATCGGCAACCTGACCGTCGGGCGCGGCTACGATCCGGGCGCCAATACCGGCGACAAGGCCATTGCGGGGACCGCGGAGCTGCGCGCCAACCTGCCGACCGGGCCGCGCGTGGCGACGCAGGTGTTCGGTTTCTACGATCACGTCCACCTGTACAACCTCGACACCGGCAGCACCGAGGCCAACCGCCGGCTCAACAGCTATGGCGGCGGTGTGCGGGTGACGCTGTCGGGCATCGCCCGGCTCGACGTCACGTATGCGCACCCGCTGGACAGGCCGTTGCTGACCGGAGCCAGCGCTAAGGTGCCCAAGGATCGCCTGCTCGTCTCGCTCACCGCGCAACTCGTGCCCTTCGGGGGTCGCCACTGA
- a CDS encoding filamentous hemagglutinin N-terminal domain-containing protein: MTVARIRRTGALQLSTALATTLATFGGGTAARAQSMTDTLPVLSGTQGASFSDTTGPLGLPTSVTPSPTPNPTQLSVNLNDQSRVINWQTFNVAAGNQVDFTTPGTAAIGVLNRVTGVDGAMTPTIYRSLIDGTLNGKSNIAVYLSNPAGITFGPTGAFNGGSLVMTTLGVTDTDFLDGGSINLAGTSAEKIVLGAPAAMGGPYGLSATNGSIVLVAQEISVAGSISASGDTALVAAQDVTFNSGVGSPLDFTITTGTTLSGVHVLATGTVGGGSVALVGANATAIISSLLNVDGAATLTASADNGGILLKTTSTGAPAAGSAIVSAGSLSATGLNGFVTVASTDAATISGSVSAAGDYTVSGTAITLGGASAVTQSAGGAIGVSGGAITLGGDLTLASSGNGAVTLGGTVDGAQALTVNTAGTTSFGGAVGGTNALVSLTTDGAGSTAINGGAITTTGAQSYNDAVTLGAGTTLTSTGSGAITLGSTVNGAQALAVNTAGITTFLGTVGAGTALASLTTDAAGTTDLNGGTVITSGAQTYNDAVVLSADTTLSAGGNIGFATTVDSDTTARALTVNTSAATTFGGAVGSGAALASLTTDAGGTTAINGGAVTTTGAQSFGDAVTLGATTTLTSTGGAGITLGSAVDGGGALTVNTTGATTFIGAVGATTALASLTTNAGGSTAINGGAVTTTGAQTYGDAVTLGANTTLAGSAVTFGSTLDGAQALTVNTAGVTTFGGVVGGGAGTALTSLTTDAGGGTAINGGAVTTTGAQTYGDTVTLGANTTLASNGSGNIALSGTVNGLFDLTVNTGGTTTFGGAVGGTSLLTALTTDAGGATSLGAGAVTTSGAQTFGDAVTLTNGTTLTGTTGSFAAGLNGNGFDLTLNYSGTSAIGSGFTGIKNLTTGNGGTTQLSGAISTNGSQSYGDVVLLTGNTTLSGSAIGFSETLDGGFDLTANSAGVTSFSKAVGATTALASLTTNATGTTALDGGSVRTVNGQSYGDPVTLGAATTLTSTSGGRLRCSARSAARRH, from the coding sequence ATGACCGTCGCCCGCATTCGCCGGACCGGAGCCCTCCAGCTCAGCACCGCGCTGGCCACGACGTTGGCGACGTTCGGCGGGGGGACTGCGGCCCGAGCGCAAAGCATGACCGACACGCTGCCAGTGCTAAGCGGCACGCAGGGAGCGAGTTTTTCCGACACGACCGGGCCACTCGGATTGCCTACGTCCGTCACACCATCGCCGACCCCGAACCCTACGCAACTCAGTGTAAACCTCAACGATCAATCGCGCGTGATAAACTGGCAGACGTTCAACGTCGCGGCCGGCAACCAAGTCGATTTCACTACACCGGGCACCGCAGCGATCGGGGTGCTAAATCGGGTCACCGGCGTCGATGGCGCGATGACACCGACGATCTACAGGTCGCTGATCGACGGAACCCTGAACGGCAAGTCAAACATCGCGGTCTACCTAAGCAACCCGGCGGGGATCACCTTCGGGCCGACCGGCGCTTTCAACGGCGGCAGCCTGGTGATGACTACGCTGGGAGTCACCGACACCGACTTCCTCGACGGCGGGAGCATCAATCTAGCCGGCACTTCGGCCGAGAAAATCGTCCTTGGCGCGCCCGCAGCGATGGGTGGACCTTACGGGCTCAGCGCGACCAACGGCAGCATCGTCCTCGTCGCGCAGGAAATATCGGTCGCCGGCTCGATCTCGGCTAGCGGCGATACCGCGCTTGTCGCCGCGCAGGACGTGACCTTCAACAGCGGTGTCGGCAGTCCGCTCGACTTTACGATCACCACCGGCACGACGCTCAGCGGCGTCCACGTGCTTGCCACCGGCACAGTGGGCGGCGGTTCGGTCGCGCTGGTCGGGGCCAATGCGACTGCCATCATCAGTTCACTGCTCAACGTCGATGGCGCTGCCACCCTCACCGCGTCCGCCGATAATGGTGGCATCCTCTTGAAGACGACCAGCACGGGAGCCCCTGCGGCAGGTTCTGCGATAGTCAGCGCTGGGTCGCTGAGCGCGACTGGCCTGAACGGGTTCGTTACGGTCGCCTCGACCGACGCCGCGACCATCTCGGGCTCGGTCAGCGCAGCGGGCGACTACACCGTCAGCGGCACTGCGATCACGCTTGGCGGTGCGAGTGCTGTTACCCAGAGTGCGGGCGGTGCTATCGGCGTCTCTGGGGGCGCGATCACCCTGGGCGGTGACCTCACCTTGGCCAGCAGCGGGAACGGCGCGGTCACCCTTGGCGGCACCGTCGACGGCGCGCAGGCGCTGACGGTCAACACCGCAGGAACCACTTCGTTCGGCGGCGCGGTCGGCGGGACCAATGCGCTTGTGTCGCTGACCACCGATGGCGCGGGAAGCACCGCGATCAATGGCGGCGCGATCACCACCACCGGCGCGCAGAGCTACAACGACGCGGTCACGCTCGGCGCAGGGACCACCCTGACTAGCACCGGCAGCGGGGCGATCACGCTCGGCTCGACCGTGAACGGAGCGCAAGCCCTTGCGGTAAATACCGCTGGCATAACCACGTTCCTCGGCACGGTTGGAGCGGGTACCGCACTGGCCTCGCTGACCACCGACGCGGCCGGGACGACCGACCTCAACGGCGGCACCGTCATCACCAGCGGCGCGCAAACCTACAACGACGCCGTGGTCCTGAGCGCGGACACCACGCTGAGCGCGGGCGGCAACATCGGCTTCGCCACGACGGTCGACAGCGACACGACCGCACGCGCCCTGACCGTGAACACCTCCGCGGCCACCACTTTCGGCGGGGCGGTCGGCAGTGGCGCGGCTCTGGCTTCGCTAACCACCGATGCGGGCGGTACCACCGCGATCAACGGCGGGGCGGTTACCACGACCGGCGCACAAAGCTTTGGCGATGCGGTCACGCTGGGCGCGACGACCACGCTGACCAGCACCGGCGGTGCCGGGATCACGCTCGGCTCGGCAGTGGACGGTGGTGGGGCGCTAACGGTCAACACCACCGGCGCAACGACCTTCATTGGCGCGGTTGGCGCGACCACCGCGCTCGCCTCGCTGACCACTAACGCAGGCGGTTCCACCGCCATCAACGGCGGCGCGGTCACCACCACCGGCGCGCAGACCTACGGCGATGCGGTGACGCTGGGAGCGAACACCACGCTGGCGGGGAGCGCGGTCACGTTCGGCTCGACGCTCGACGGCGCGCAGGCGCTGACCGTCAACACGGCGGGCGTCACGACGTTCGGCGGCGTGGTCGGCGGCGGGGCAGGCACAGCGCTCACCTCGCTGACCACCGACGCGGGCGGCGGCACCGCGATCAACGGCGGCGCGGTCACCACCACCGGCGCGCAGACCTACGGCGACACGGTGACGCTGGGAGCAAACACCACGCTGGCGAGCAATGGCAGCGGAAACATCGCACTCTCCGGCACGGTCAATGGTCTTTTCGACCTGACGGTCAACACCGGCGGCACCACCACGTTCGGCGGCGCGGTCGGCGGGACCTCCCTGCTGACCGCGCTGACCACAGACGCCGGCGGCGCCACGTCGCTGGGCGCCGGTGCGGTCACGACCAGCGGGGCGCAGACTTTCGGCGATGCGGTGACGCTGACCAACGGCACCACCCTGACCGGCACCACCGGCAGCTTCGCCGCGGGCCTTAACGGCAACGGTTTCGATCTGACGCTGAACTATTCGGGCACCTCGGCGATCGGTTCGGGCTTCACCGGCATCAAGAACCTGACCACAGGCAACGGCGGGACCACCCAGCTTTCGGGCGCGATCTCGACCAACGGCAGCCAGAGTTATGGCGACGTGGTGCTGCTGACCGGAAACACCACGCTGAGCGGCAGCGCCATCGGCTTCAGCGAAACGCTCGACGGCGGGTTCGACCTGACTGCGAACAGTGCGGGCGTCACCAGCTTCTCCAAGGCCGTCGGCGCGACCACCGCGCTTGCTTCGCTTACAACAAATGCGACGGGCACCACCGCACTGGACGGCGGCAGCGTGCGGACGGTCAATGGACAATCCTACGGCGATCCGGTCACGCTGGGCGCAGCGACGACCCTGACCAGCACCAGCGGGGGGCGATTGCGCTGCTCGGCGCGGTCAGCGGCGCGCAGGCACTGA
- a CDS encoding acyl-CoA dehydrogenase family protein, whose protein sequence is MQIFSLREFAPPGDVTALRDEVRALIAAHEHRWAPEQRANPWFSFDPEFSRALGDAGFLGMTWPKQYGGHERHALERYVVIEELLANGAPSGLHWIADRQTGPLLVKYGTERIKAKYLPGMAAGEIYACIGLSEPNSGSDLASVRTFAEKTAEGWRVNGQKVWTSGAHKSHAALTLLRTEAGSERQAGLSQLMIDLDLPGVTIRPIIDMTGQHHFNEIFFEDVLVPLDALVGEEGRGWAQVTAELALERSGPERYLSSHMLLEALIDHAGPSPAPALAELIGRLTAEMWTLRQMSLATAAKLAAGEDPMVEAAIVKDLGNAYEQAMPRLVQAVVEDVDFADDTRLARLLKFILVQSPSYSLRGGTPEVLRGIIARGLGLR, encoded by the coding sequence TTCGCGATGAGGTGCGCGCGCTGATCGCGGCGCACGAACACCGCTGGGCGCCCGAACAGCGCGCCAACCCGTGGTTCAGCTTCGACCCCGAGTTCAGCCGCGCGCTCGGCGACGCCGGTTTCCTCGGGATGACGTGGCCCAAGCAATATGGCGGACACGAACGCCACGCGCTCGAACGCTATGTGGTGATCGAGGAGCTGCTGGCGAACGGCGCGCCCTCGGGCCTGCACTGGATCGCCGACCGCCAGACCGGGCCGCTGCTGGTCAAGTACGGCACCGAACGGATCAAGGCGAAGTACCTGCCCGGCATGGCGGCGGGCGAAATCTATGCCTGCATCGGGCTGTCCGAACCCAACTCGGGCTCGGACCTCGCCAGCGTGCGCACCTTTGCCGAAAAGACCGCCGAGGGCTGGCGGGTCAACGGCCAGAAGGTGTGGACCAGCGGCGCGCACAAGAGCCACGCCGCGCTGACCCTGCTGCGCACCGAGGCCGGCAGCGAACGCCAGGCGGGGCTGAGCCAACTGATGATCGACCTCGACCTGCCCGGCGTCACCATCCGTCCGATCATCGACATGACCGGGCAGCACCACTTCAACGAGATTTTCTTCGAGGACGTGCTGGTGCCATTGGATGCACTGGTCGGCGAAGAGGGGCGCGGCTGGGCGCAAGTCACCGCCGAACTCGCGCTCGAGCGCTCAGGCCCGGAGCGGTATCTTTCGAGCCACATGCTGCTCGAGGCGCTGATCGACCACGCCGGACCCTCGCCCGCCCCCGCGCTGGCCGAGCTGATCGGGCGGCTGACGGCGGAGATGTGGACCTTGCGGCAGATGAGCCTGGCGACCGCCGCCAAGCTTGCCGCGGGCGAAGACCCGATGGTCGAGGCGGCGATCGTCAAGGACCTGGGCAACGCCTATGAACAGGCGATGCCGCGGCTGGTCCAGGCGGTGGTCGAGGACGTCGATTTCGCCGATGACACCCGGCTGGCGCGACTGTTGAAGTTCATCCTGGTACAATCGCCCAGCTATTCGCTGCGCGGGGGCACGCCCGAAGTGCTGCGCGGGATCATCGCGCGCGGCCTGGGCCTGCGATGA